Proteins encoded together in one Camelina sativa cultivar DH55 chromosome 9, Cs, whole genome shotgun sequence window:
- the LOC104713650 gene encoding UBP1-associated proteins 1A-like isoform X3, translated as MAKTLDKSKKRRLVKSKSKKLEKKQKISEQEQQPESSTPYSSSSSSSDDSSDSEPEKQAFEYDPEELRDLLRPYSKDQLVDLVCSAAKIGSSIYSAVVEAADRDVTHRKIFVYGLPWETTREAFVELFEGYGEIEECTVVIDKVTGKAKGFGFVVFKTRKGAKEALKEPRKRILNRTATCQLASMGPAASGKGHDQAAPVKISLGSMGSHGQPQQPQGQHMFNGGGMAASPYMLGNQYNPYIGTGMLGNPALSAVGGGYMYPMLAGAMGHGGMGSDMLLQSSQMGGIGEPGVGVAGVSVPGNYFRGQQSLPNNNAYPDTDTGKRGAGKDADAGGSSFQGYSNYS; from the exons ATGGCGAAAACCCTAGACAAATCAAAGAAGCGCAGACTCGTgaaatccaaatccaagaaactagagaagaagcagaagattagcgaacaagaacaacaacctgaATCCTCGACGCCATACTCAAGTTCAAGCTCCAGCTCTGATGATTCTAGCGATTCGGAACCAGAGAAACAAGCGTTCGAATACGACCCAGAAGAGCTCCGAGACCTTCTACGACCTTATTCCAAGGACCAGCTCGTCGACCTCGTTTGTTCCGCCGCGAAGATCGGCTCCTCCATCTATTCCGCCGTCGTAGAAGCCGCAGACCGTGATGTCACACATAGAAAAATCTTCGTTTATGGACTTCCATGGGAGACGACTCGCGAGGCTTTTGTTGAACTCTTTGAAGGCTATGGTGAGATTGAAGAGTGTACCGTCGTTATAGATAAGGTTACTGGTAAGGCCAAAGGGTTCGGATTTGTTGTGTTTAAGACTAGGAAAGGAGCTAAAGAGGCGCTTAAGGAACCGAGGAAGAGGATTCTTAATAGAACAGCTACGTGTCAGCTTGCTTCAATGGGGCCTGCTGCGTCTGGAAAGGGCCATGATCAGGCTGCTCCGGTGAAGATTAGTTTAGGTTCGATGGGTAGTCATGGCCAGCCCCAGCAGCCTCAAGGGCAACATATGTTTAACGGTGGTGGTATGGCTGCATCGCCGTATATGTTAGGGAACCAATACAATCCGTATATTGGAACTGGAATGTTGGGGAATCCAGCTTTATCAGCAGTTGGGGGAGGCTACATGTATCCCATGTTAGCCGGTGCTATGGGTCATGGCGGTATGGGTTCTGATATGTTGTTACAGTCGAGTCAGATGGGTGGGATTGGTGAGCCAGGCGTTGGTGTTGCTGGTGTATCAGTTCCTGGCAACTACTTTAGAGGTCAGCAGAGTCTACCTAATAATAATGCTTATCCTGATACTGATACTGGGAAAAGAGGGGCGGGTAAAGATGCGGATGCTGGTGGTTCCTCCTTTCAAGGCTACTCAAACTATTCATG A
- the LOC104713650 gene encoding UBP1-associated proteins 1A-like isoform X2, whose translation MAKTLDKSKKRRLVKSKSKKLEKKQKISEQEQQPESSTPYSSSSSSSDDSSDSEPEKQAFEYDPEELRDLLRPYSKDQLVDLVCSAAKIGSSIYSAVVEAADRDVTHRKIFVYGLPWETTREAFVELFEGYGEIEECTVVIDKVTGKAKGFGFVVFKTRKGAKEALKEPRKRILNRTATCQLASMGPAASGKGHDQAAPVKISLGSMGSHGQPQQPQGQHMFNGGGMAASPYMLGNQYNPYIGTGMLGNPALSAVGGGYMYPMLAGAMGHGGMGSDMLLQSSQMGGIGEPGVGVAGVSVPGNYFRGQQSLPNNNAYPDTDTGKRGAGKDADAGGSSFQGYSNYSCYACT comes from the exons ATGGCGAAAACCCTAGACAAATCAAAGAAGCGCAGACTCGTgaaatccaaatccaagaaactagagaagaagcagaagattagcgaacaagaacaacaacctgaATCCTCGACGCCATACTCAAGTTCAAGCTCCAGCTCTGATGATTCTAGCGATTCGGAACCAGAGAAACAAGCGTTCGAATACGACCCAGAAGAGCTCCGAGACCTTCTACGACCTTATTCCAAGGACCAGCTCGTCGACCTCGTTTGTTCCGCCGCGAAGATCGGCTCCTCCATCTATTCCGCCGTCGTAGAAGCCGCAGACCGTGATGTCACACATAGAAAAATCTTCGTTTATGGACTTCCATGGGAGACGACTCGCGAGGCTTTTGTTGAACTCTTTGAAGGCTATGGTGAGATTGAAGAGTGTACCGTCGTTATAGATAAGGTTACTGGTAAGGCCAAAGGGTTCGGATTTGTTGTGTTTAAGACTAGGAAAGGAGCTAAAGAGGCGCTTAAGGAACCGAGGAAGAGGATTCTTAATAGAACAGCTACGTGTCAGCTTGCTTCAATGGGGCCTGCTGCGTCTGGAAAGGGCCATGATCAGGCTGCTCCGGTGAAGATTAGTTTAGGTTCGATGGGTAGTCATGGCCAGCCCCAGCAGCCTCAAGGGCAACATATGTTTAACGGTGGTGGTATGGCTGCATCGCCGTATATGTTAGGGAACCAATACAATCCGTATATTGGAACTGGAATGTTGGGGAATCCAGCTTTATCAGCAGTTGGGGGAGGCTACATGTATCCCATGTTAGCCGGTGCTATGGGTCATGGCGGTATGGGTTCTGATATGTTGTTACAGTCGAGTCAGATGGGTGGGATTGGTGAGCCAGGCGTTGGTGTTGCTGGTGTATCAGTTCCTGGCAACTACTTTAGAGGTCAGCAGAGTCTACCTAATAATAATGCTTATCCTGATACTGATACTGGGAAAAGAGGGGCGGGTAAAGATGCGGATGCTGGTGGTTCCTCCTTTCAAGGCTACTCAAACTATTCATG CTATGCATGTACATGA
- the LOC104713652 gene encoding phosphopantothenoylcysteine decarboxylase subunit VHS3-like encodes MELEQQGLRLSLVLGNASVLKCTALALTATVVSSLLELFAQVAVLKGGDVLENGYEVVDAVEGNGNNNDDGGDDDDGEDEEGGADDAEGKETKKGPVSDPDLNGEAGDDDDDEPEGDDGNDDDDDDDDENHENDEDDEDDEDENEDGGEDDEMRRQR; translated from the exons atggaGTTGGAACAACAAGGTTTGAGGTTGTCTCTGGTTCTTGGTAACGCTTCAGTGCTGAAGTGCACCGCTTTGGCTTTAACGGCTACTGTGGTCTCCTCTTTGCTAGAGCTCTTCGCTCAG GTCGCAGTCTTGAAGGGTGGTGATGTTTTAGAGAATGGATACGAGGTGGTTGATGCAGTGGAAGGGAATGGAAACAAcaatgatgatggtggtgatgatgatgatggagaagatgaagaaggcgGTGCAGATGATGCAGAAGGAAAGGAGACCAAGAAAGGACCTGTAAGTGATCCTGATTTGAATGGTGAAgctggagatgatgatgatgatgaacctgAAGGGGATGACGgtaatgatgacgatgatgatgatgatgatgagaaccATGAGAACGACgaggatgatgaggatgatgaagatgagaatgaagatggtggtGAAGACGACGAGATGAGGAGGCAGAggtag
- the LOC104713654 gene encoding UBP1-associated proteins 1B-like has translation MTKDREERKREKKERKEKKLREAEELAVKEKKISKKHKSKSKETEKPKKKSKRHVVEEEEQSPKKSKESKKKHKRLISSDDSEEEEQPPKKSKESKKKHKRLISSDEEEPETHQIVDTKSVKVAVVTTKKESDSDFELDKEDIKQLLESYSKEELINLIYKTAEKGSKLISAVFESADRDSNQRNIFVRGLGWDSTHENVKAAFEVYGEVEECNVVMDKDTERAKGFGFVLFKTRKGAREALRNPEKRMYNRTVVCSIAKPYNAAKTREPVESVKIDLTHTANQSEVALPGGIDLAPGHVHGLDKGHQQQQQNMAMYAGYNMPFYGHAQPPPGFNPMYGAMMANQGAMMSNQMVPGLPNYHMFGSGMMNQGPMVPPNHMGMPGQYVGDGNVNGVGVGAGLGYDEPGTYGATKPPGQYVGDGNVNGVGVGAGFDGKGAWYLR, from the coding sequence ATGACGAAAGATAGAGAAGAACGTAAgagggagaagaaagagaggaaggagaagaagcttcGCGAGGCTGAAGAGCTCGccgtgaaggagaagaaaatctcgaaaaaacataaatccaaatccaaagagacagagaaacccaagaagaaatcgaagagaCACGTAGTCGAAGAAGAGGAGCAGTCTCCTAAGAAATCGAAGGAGAgcaagaagaaacacaagagaTTGATATCATCAGATGATTCCGAAGAAGAGGAACAACCTCCTAAGAAATCGAAGGAGAgcaagaagaaacacaagagaTTGATATCATCAGATGAAGAAGAGCCAGAGACTCATCAAATCGTCGATACAAAGTCCGTTAAGGTCGCGGTTGTTACAACAAAGAAGGAGTCGGATTCGGATTTTGAGTTGGATAAGGAAGACATCAAGCAGCTTCTTGAGTCTTACTCTAAGGAAGAGCTTATTAACCTAATTTACAAAACCGCTGAGAAAGGTTCTAAATTGATCTCTGCTGTGTTTGAATCGGCGGATAGAGATAGCAATCAGCGCAACATATTCGTGCGTGGTCTTGGATGGGATTCGACGCATGAGAATGTCAAGGCGGCTTTTGAGGTTTACGGGGAGGTAGAGGAGTGTAATGTGGTTATGGATAAGGATACGGAGAGAGCTAAAGGTTTTGGCTTTGTCTTGTTTAAGACGCGTAAAGGAGCTAGAGAGGCGTTGAGGAATCCGGAGAAGAGAATGTATAACCGAACTGTGGTTTGTAGCATAGCTAAGCCGTATAATGCTGCGAAGACGCGAGAACCTGTTGAATCTGTCAAGATTGATTTAACTCATACGGCTAATCAGAGTGAAGTGGCTTTGCCTGGTGGGATTGATTTGGCTCCGGGACATGTGCATGGACTTGATAAGGgacatcagcagcagcagcagaataTGGCAATGTATGCTGGATACAACATGCCCTTTTACGGACATGCTCAGCCTCCTCCTGGTTTTAATCCCATGTATGGTGCAATGATGGCTAATCAAGGTGCAATGATGTCTAATCAGATGGTTCCTGGTTTACCGAACTATCATATGTTTGGCTCGGGTATGATGAACCAGGGACCTATGGTGCCACCAAACCATATGGGAATGCCGGGGCAATATGTTGGTGATGGTAATGTTaatggtgttggtgttggtgctGGGCTCGGGTATGATGAACCAGGGACCTATGGTGCCACCAAACCGCCGGGGCAATATGTTGGTGATGGTAATGTTaatggtgttggtgttggtgctGGTTTTGATGGTAAAGGTGCTTGGTATCTGAGATAA
- the LOC104713655 gene encoding uncharacterized protein LOC104713655, with the protein MADEVELSPLVPPSPIVEPSSEIDLEAGPGEQIQCRICLETDGRDFIAPCKCKGTSKYVHRDCLDHWRAIKEGFAFAHCTTCKAPYYLRVHSAGDRKWRTLKFRFFVTRDILSIFLAVQLVIAALAYMVYFIDSYQQSWLRHIWGFDSEVTFYYMCGALLFFALLGLSGCFITCYDRRVRNDLAQPCRELCLCCCQPGICTDCHLPGTICMWADCTACTEGCASAVSECGGCLGGAGEAGLPLLFIMALVILGLFTVIGIFYSVLVATMVGQRIWQRHYHILAKRMLTKEYVVEDVDEEMVGSEWSPPALPSEHVQQLKTLGLL; encoded by the exons ATGGCGGACGAAGTGGAATTGTCGCCGTTGGTTCCGCCGTCGCCGATCGTGGAGCCTTCTTCCGAGATCGATCTCGAAGCTGGACCTGGTGAACAGATTCAGTGTCGAATCTGCCTTGAAACTGACG GTAGGGATTTCATTGCGCCATGCAAATGCAAAGGAACATCAAAGTATGTACATCGTGATTGCTTGGATCATTGGAGAGCTATTAAG GAAGGTTTTGCGTTTGCGCATTGCACAACTTGCAAGGCTCCATATTATCTGAGAGTTCATAGTGCTGGAGATAGGAAATGGCGGACATTGAAGTTTCGCTTCTTTGTTACTCGTGATATTTTATCCATATTTCTTGCTGTTCAGCTT GTGATTGCTGCATTAGCTTACATGGTCTATTTCATAGATAGTTACCAGCAATCATGGCTTCGTCATATTTGGGGTTTTGACAGTGAGGTCACGTTTTATTACATGTGTG GAGCTTTATTATTCTTTGCTCTGCTGGGTCTATCTGGATGCTTCATTACCTGCTACGATCGAAGAGTTCGCAATGATTTAGCACAGCCTTGCCGTGAATTGTGTCTCTGTTGCTGTCAGCCTGG GATATGCACAGACTGCCATCTACCAGGAACTATTTGTATGTGGGCGGATTGCACTGCTTGTACTGAAGGCTGTGCAAGTGCAGTTAGTGAGTGTGGAGGTTGCCTTGGAGGTGCAGGGGAAGCCGGATTACCATTACTCTTCATAATGGCATTAGTAATTCTCGGTTTATTTACAGTTATCGGTATATTCTATAGCGTATTGGTTGCAACCATGGTTGGACAACGCATTTGGCAGCGCCATTACCACATTCTGGCCAAAAGAATGCTAACAAAG GAGTATGTGGTCGAGGATGTAGACGAGGAAATGGTAGGGTCAGAATGGTCGCCACCGGCTTTACCGTCTGAGCATGTCCAGCAACTGAAGACACTTGGCCTTCTATAA
- the LOC104713650 gene encoding UBP1-associated proteins 1A-like isoform X1, with amino-acid sequence MAKTLDKSKKRRLVKSKSKKLEKKQKISEQEQQPESSTPYSSSSSSSDDSSDSEPEKQAFEYDPEELRDLLRPYSKDQLVDLVCSAAKIGSSIYSAVVEAADRDVTHRKIFVYGLPWETTREAFVELFEGYGEIEECTVVIDKVTGKAKGFGFVVFKTRKGAKEALKEPRKRILNRTATCQLASMGPAASGKGHDQAAPVKISLGSMGSHGQPQQPQGQHMFNGGGMAASPYMLGNQYNPYIGTGMLGNPALSAVGGGYMYPMLAGAMGHGGMGSDMLLQSSQMGGIGEPGVGVAGVSVPGNYFRGQQSLPNNNAYPDTDTGKRGAGKDADAGGSSFQGYSNYSWRNCYRNEIPIGS; translated from the exons ATGGCGAAAACCCTAGACAAATCAAAGAAGCGCAGACTCGTgaaatccaaatccaagaaactagagaagaagcagaagattagcgaacaagaacaacaacctgaATCCTCGACGCCATACTCAAGTTCAAGCTCCAGCTCTGATGATTCTAGCGATTCGGAACCAGAGAAACAAGCGTTCGAATACGACCCAGAAGAGCTCCGAGACCTTCTACGACCTTATTCCAAGGACCAGCTCGTCGACCTCGTTTGTTCCGCCGCGAAGATCGGCTCCTCCATCTATTCCGCCGTCGTAGAAGCCGCAGACCGTGATGTCACACATAGAAAAATCTTCGTTTATGGACTTCCATGGGAGACGACTCGCGAGGCTTTTGTTGAACTCTTTGAAGGCTATGGTGAGATTGAAGAGTGTACCGTCGTTATAGATAAGGTTACTGGTAAGGCCAAAGGGTTCGGATTTGTTGTGTTTAAGACTAGGAAAGGAGCTAAAGAGGCGCTTAAGGAACCGAGGAAGAGGATTCTTAATAGAACAGCTACGTGTCAGCTTGCTTCAATGGGGCCTGCTGCGTCTGGAAAGGGCCATGATCAGGCTGCTCCGGTGAAGATTAGTTTAGGTTCGATGGGTAGTCATGGCCAGCCCCAGCAGCCTCAAGGGCAACATATGTTTAACGGTGGTGGTATGGCTGCATCGCCGTATATGTTAGGGAACCAATACAATCCGTATATTGGAACTGGAATGTTGGGGAATCCAGCTTTATCAGCAGTTGGGGGAGGCTACATGTATCCCATGTTAGCCGGTGCTATGGGTCATGGCGGTATGGGTTCTGATATGTTGTTACAGTCGAGTCAGATGGGTGGGATTGGTGAGCCAGGCGTTGGTGTTGCTGGTGTATCAGTTCCTGGCAACTACTTTAGAGGTCAGCAGAGTCTACCTAATAATAATGCTTATCCTGATACTGATACTGGGAAAAGAGGGGCGGGTAAAGATGCGGATGCTGGTGGTTCCTCCTTTCAAGGCTACTCAAACTATTCATG GAGGAACTGCTACAGGAATGAAATACCAATAGGTTCTTGA